Genomic window (Petrotoga mexicana DSM 14811):
CCGTTCACTTGTATGCAAGAAGGGGTGGCGATGGCAAAAATGGACGCCATCACCACAGAAGTATCTAAACGAGATCCTTCGTTAGTTGTCCCCATGATTCATGCGTTTTTCGGAGATTCTGCCAATACGAATCTTGAAGCTGAAATTGCAGCATTCAGAGAACAATGCTATCTCAAACATAAATTGACAAAATAGAAAATCATTCTACTCTAGAAACATCTAAAGTTACTTCTTTTATACCGTTTGTGGTGTTTGTTTGAAATAGTTCATTCAAGGCTGAAAGCAATTTGTTCTCAATTTCGGCAATTGTTTCATTGCTTTTAAAATCTTCAGGATTATAAGTTGAAAATATGAGTCTAAGAGTGTCAAACACCTGAGAAAAGGAATTTTCCACAGTTTCTTTCATTTCTGCGTTGGCTACTAATAAGGAATATTCCGTCACAAAAACACGGTTGTTAAGGTTGACTCTAACCGGATATTCGCCTTTGATAATTTCGACTTTTAAGTCTTGCTGAGTTTGAATATACCTGATTTCAGGCTCTAACGCTCCATAGAATTTGATGTCTGTGTATCCAAGAAATTCTGGATTACGTGGATTATCTTTAATTGAGTACACACTAACTTGTCCATTTTCAAATCTAGCGTATAGATAGCCATTGGCGATTTTAATTCCGTTAATACCCGCTAAATTTAAGTTTTCTAGTAGCCTAGGAGAATTAGGTTTGCTTATTTCTGCGATGCTTAATCCATCCATATGTCTTAGTATATAAAGATAGTTATCGTGATTAATTACATCTGTGACGTTTCCAGGTGTGTCTATTGTGGCAATTTCTTGTGGATTATTTGGATCTGTAACTTCATATATAGTTACTCCCATTTCTCCACTTGGAGAGTACAGGTAGACTTTTTCATCAGGAACTACTTTTGTGGAAAATCGTACTTGAGAAGTAGATTCCCCACCTTTTTGATCTTTTGCAACAATTCTTAAGGTGTAACTTTTCCCCATTTTCAAGGAATCAAATTGATAAAAATAGGTATTGATATTTTCTGCTATGAGTTGCTCCTGTTCGGAATCAGCGATTAAATATAAGTCAAAAATCAAAGAATCTCCATCGGGATCCTCCGCTTGCCATACAAAGTATACATTTGGCTCGCTTAATTGTTGATTTGCAGATGGAGATAAGATTATAGGACTATTGGGGGGACTATTTTTTTGAAAATAATAGTTTTCAGAGAAATCATAAACCATATTGTTTTTAACAACAGCAAATTTCAGATCCAATCCTTCTGACGGCACTGAACTTAAAATAACGGTATTTTGAGTGGAAGTTCTAAAAGGTTCATAAATTCCATCACTGTTTTTTCTATAAATTAAATATTGGTCATAATCTTGTGGAAGCGTTATGTATAAATCGTTATTATCCCATCTGTAATCTATTTGATATTTTAAAGGTAATTTTTCAAGATTTATGGTTAGTGTTTTATCTTCATTCACAAAGAATTCTGGGTTGTTATAGTAGTAATATGCGAGACCAGAATCATCGACGGCCATAATATTCAGCTGATAAGTTCCTTCTTCTATCGATGTTAATTCTATACTTTCTCCAATGGGGAAAGATGCTTCGTAAGTATTGGCTCCAATCAATTCAACTTTTATTTCGTTGTAAGGCTCTTGCAGATCTTGAGACTTTACTATTTCGTAGTTGATCGTTACATTATAATTTCTACCAAAAAACAACAGGGAAAATATAATTACGATACCTAATACAACAATCGCAATAATAGTTGTAATTATAATTAATCTCTCTCTGTTTTGTGGCGGTTTCTTTTCTTCTTGGTTGATTAAACTTTCGTATTCTAATTTATTTTCATTCTTATTTTCAGAATTGTTCTCTTCAGCCATTGCTATCCCTCCAAAGATAATTATATTGTCGCCTTTAGGAACCTTCTTTAGCGCCCCTTCGCCCCAACAATTTTTTGTACAACTCTATATATGTTTCTAATGGAATATCTTCCGGTCTAGATGACGGATTAATCTGTACCTCAGTTAGATATTTTTCGGTATCAGGTATTATCTCCTTTAGATTGTTTTTTATAGTTTTTCTTCTTTTAGAAAAACATTTGTGAACAAATTTCATGAAATCTTTTGGATCTATTTCTTCTACATACTTATATATAGGTTTAAACTTTAATATTACTGAATCTACTTTTGGAATTGGTACGAAATTGTTTTTAGATACATCCATGATTTTTTCAACGGTACAATAAGTCTGAACGAATATACTTAAAGGGCTGTAACTTTTTTTTGATTTCGCCATCAACCGTTGTCCAAACTCTTTTTGAAACATAAAAATAGCGTATTCAAATTTTGGTGACTCTACAAATATTTTTTCTAATATTTTTGAAGAGATATAATATGGGATGTTCGCGATATATTTCAATTTTGGAATATCTTTGAATTTAGAAAGGTCCGTGTTTAGGAAATCTTCAAAATGTATTTCTACATTATTTGAACCTTCAAACCTTTCTTCTAACAGTGGTTTTAGCCTTTCATCAATTTCAAAAGTTATTACTTTTTTTGCTTTCCTTGCCATCTCTTCTGTAAGGATTCCGTTGCCGGTTCCAATTTCGATTATTACATCATTTTCATCGATTTCACTTTTTCGGACTATTTCCCGAGATACATTAGAGTTAGACAAAAAATTTTGACCCAACCCTTTTTTTAATCTGATATCGTACTTCTTAAGCCATTCAGAAGTTTTCAAAGAAATTTCACCTTTCTTGTCTTATTAAAATAGACCAGATACACTTGTGTATGTTTCAGCACCGGTTTTAATAAAATTCATGAATGTTTGTACCGTACTCATAACTTCTACGATGTTGGTTAGTGTGTTTTTTGGAATGTAGATAATGTCTTTTGGTTTTACTTCTGGGTTCATCCCAGTTTTTACGGGGGCTGCGTTTATTATTCCAGATAAGTCCAAAGTTACGGGTGGATTTTCTGGGCCATCTTTGAATAAGTATACCGTTGTTAATTGAGCCGATTGAGAGGCGTTTCCAGCTTTGAGTACAGCATCTAATACTGTCATGCCTGCATTGTATGAGATAATACCGGGTTTTGCTACTTCTCCAAAGACGTAAACAACTTGCTCTTCTGCCGGTGGTACGTAGACTATAGATCCAGGGTTAACGAGTACATTTCTTAAAGACTCTACGTCTTTTATGTCGACTTTTATTTCTTCGTTGTTTTTTGTGTAGATGAAAATGCTCTCTTGATTTTTCCAATCGATAGCTGAGTTAGATAGTATCTCAACCAAGCTCATAGGAACATCTGTTCTTAAACTTTTTGGAGAAGGAATATTTCCCAAAACGGCTATGTATGAACCACTCACTTCTGGTTGAACAACGACGTATGAACCTTTAGGAACTTCCATCATTAAATTATTTAACAATTCTTCAGAATTTATCGTTTTTATAGCTTCATTGTTTTGGTAGATTGTGATTGTTCCGGTATCTACAGGAGAGAATCCATTTACTGACGAGAAGATATCTATTAACCTCACATTTTTTTGTTGGATAATTTGTGTTTCTCCTGCCTTGTAGACGATAACTTGGTCTGGAGCAATTTTAGAAATTTCTACAAAGACTTTGCCCTCTAGTGGAATATTTTTTAAACTGTCAAATTCATTCGCTGTTAAAGTTCCCATTTTTTCACCGATTTGATATCTAACTTGGTAGGATTCATCTAAGTTTAATGGGAGCAACAATTCATACAAACTTTCTCCTTGATTGTATTCTATAACATCGGAGACTTCTCCGAATATATACGCCATTCTTAATTCTGTATCGGCTATTATCGTTGAGCCAGAACTTAGTATAATATCTTTCAACATAGTCAAGTTATTTGGGTCGACGGTTAAACTTTTTGTGCTCCCGGAATTATCCACGATAACCAAATTACCAGAAAAATTACTACTGAAACCACCAGCTAATCCAACTATCTTATCCATGCTTATTTCTTCGTTGGGTAAAAATTCAACCTTTCCCGTTGTGTTGAATGCTCCACTTAAGTAAACGTAGTTTCTTTTAAGTGTAATTTGGACAAAATCACCTTTTTTTAATTCATCATTTGAATTTACGGGTTGGTTGTTTACTTGAATTTTTTCCACATTTTCTTCGCTTATACCAACTTTAGTTAAGAGTGTTCTGATGTTCATTCTTTCTTGTTTTTCAAAGTCGATTCTTTTTGAAATTTCTTGTGAACTTACGTATACATAATTTTCAAATTTATTTATTATTACGGTATCTCCAGGTTGTAAGAGAAAATCACTTCCTTGAGTTATTTTCTGCAAAGACACTTTGTACGTTTGTTCCCCTCTTACAACAGTTATTTCATCATTTACTTGGTTTAGAGGTAAGTTTATATCAGAACCAGAGGAAATCATAGTTATTACAGATTTTATTCCCATACCTTCAAAATAATCTAAAGTAGCCGATCCGAAATCAGAAAAAACAAGAACATTATTCGTATAGTTGTAAGGAATTATTACTGTGTCACCTGGTTGTAAGGAATAATCCTCTTTTTTTACTATTTCATCAAATGGGACTTCTTGAATTTCTGCCTCTCGTACAATCATTATTTTTGTAGGTATCTTATTAGTTGGAATATTCATGGAAGAGATAACGGTTTTCAACGTCAAACCTTCATAGTAATCTAATGAAGAGGTGCCGAAGTCTGAAAAAACAGTGACTTTATTTGTATAATCGTAAGGGAAGAGAACAAAGTAATTTTCATGTATATAAGGATCTTCACCAGCTTCTCCGCTTTTAATCCATTCAATATTAATTTTTTGTTCCTTTCCATCGGGAGATTTGATTAACGCGTAAGAGGATTTAGTGATATCTTTTATCCCACCAGCTAAGCCGATTAGATCTGAAAGCTTAATCTTTTCGTTTTTTATGTCAATAACTCCGTTTATGTTGGTGTTTCCTAAAACCGTTACCGAAAATGGGGCATACTGGGTGATTCCAACCGTAACTTTATTAGTTTTTATATAACTCTCCATTTTATTCGATATTTCGTTTTCGATTTCTTCTAAAGTTCTACCTTCCGCTTTTATTCTGCCAATAGGAGGTACCGTGATGTCTCCTTCTGGTCCAACAACTGCATCGGTTATTGAATATTCAGGATATCCCAGAACCCAAATTCCTAAGGTGTCACCCATCCTTACGTTATATGAAAAAGTAATAATTGGTAAAACCAAAAGAAATAAAAGAACGACAATAAAATGACCTTTTTTCATTTTTTATCCTCCCCACTAAATTTTTTTGTTATATCATTTTTTCTATTAGTTCCAATTCTTGAGAAACGTAACCTGAGATTTTTAAATGACTTACTATTTTTTTTGCAACTTCACTGTTCCCACTTTTTAACGCGGCTTTTGATTTTATAATCAAAAAGTTTATTTTGTTTTGTCCATCCTGAGGTTCTTTTAAATATAATATATCTTCGTACTTCTTTATTTCGTATAATGAATGGGCAAGGTAAAGGTTTGTCTCATCTAAGTCTATACCTTTTTCTAAAGCAATTTCTAAAAATTTACTAGCTTTTTCGTAATCTTCACTTAGCATATAACAGACCCCAATGTTATGATAGAACATAGGATCTTCAGGAAGTAAAGATATCGCTTTTTTATAATATGAAGCAGCATTTAGGTAATTACCTTTTTCTAACATAGTGTTCGCTTTTTGGTTGTAATAATATGCCAGTTCTTTACTCATTTATGTCACCTTCAGTGTAGTAAAAAAGGGTATCAACTAAAATTTTATCTTCTAATAATAGAGAAACACTGGCTGGATTTATTCCACTGATTATTGGAGGGAATAAGTTGTATTCTATATAATCAATAGGTTTATAAGAAACTTTCAAATAATCTTTGAGGTATTCTTCTTGGTTTTGATCTATAATACTTCCTCCGCTCATGAAGGCAAGGTTTTCTAAGTTTGTATTAACTTCTTTTCCATTGGTCAGGTGAAATAAAGAGCTACTTGAAAGGATAAAAGGTATCGTCTTTTCAGGGGTTAGTTCCATGTTGATTTCACCGTGAGTTAATATCTTCGAATCGGTATTAATTTGTGGCACATGAACTTGGAAGAGTTCATTAATTTCGTATTCATATGTATCTGATATCGAATAAGTACGGTGATAATTGAAGGGTACTCTTCCCCCCGAATCCATTACGTATATATTTTTGGTCAAAAAATCCATTTTTTCGCCTGAGATATCGTTAATATTAATTTTTAAGGTTACTGTTCTGTCGTTTTTGCTATATTTTAAACCATATAAATTTAAAATATATAGATTACTTTCTGTATTTGAGTCTATTCTTTCTAAGTAAACTTTGTTATCGTCTAAATCCGTAAGGATAAGCACACCATTTTCAATTTTGACTTTTCCCCTGAATTGACTGATATTTTCACCGCTAAAACCATCATCGATTGGCTTGAGTTCTCCATCTTCTTCTAAAATTTCTATGCCATCTTCAAGAGAAGAAATTAAGATTTTATTCCATGGAAGAACGTCAAGAGAAATATAAGTTTTATTTGGCAGTTTTAGGATGTTCACTACTTCATTTTTTAATATATCGAAATTAAAAACGGATGAACTTGCGTAATCTAAAAGGTATAAATTGTTGTGCCATAAGGCTCCATCGAGAAATGTTATTAAATGATCAAATTTCTTTTGTTGAAGTATTTCACCGTTGTAACCTATAATTTTTATTTCATTGTTGTATGGATCATATCCGACCAGTCTTCCGGCGTTATCAATATCGTAAATTATAAAGGGGAAATCTTTCGTCAAAACTTCCATGTGGTTTTCAGTCTCGCTTGTTAATACCGTACTTTCCACCGTTGAATCGGTTTTAATTTCCTTTCTAACAATTGGAGAATAACTTTCAAAGTAGTAAATCCCTTGATCTGTACCTAGGTAAACTCTATTTAGATTTTCGTCGGCGTTTATAGAATAATAATTTTTGTCTTTGTCTAATCTTATCCAAGCTTCTTCGTAATTACTTGTTTTAAATATCAAGTGATTTTGAGAATCTAAGACGTACAAATTTGAATTGGAGATCTCATAGTCTACAGGATTATAAAATCTTTCAAAAGAATCTTTTACTCCTGCTGTTTGGCTGATTTCGAGAAATACAGGTGTAGCATAGTTGGAAAGTGAAAAGTTTTTGATACTGTCTATAAAACTCAACAAGGTGTTAGCTTCCTCATTTACGGTAGAAAATAATAGAGAATTTTCCAAGTCTTGAATAGCTTTGTCTATCATTCCCAACTGTAAATCCAATTTTGCTGCATAGTACCAAAGTTTAGGTATATCTGTTATGTATATTTCTCCGCTCATTGCTTGATTCAATTGAACACGTGCCTCGTATTTTTTCCCTTCAAATAACAACTGGAGACTTTCCGAAAATAGTTCTCTAGAGTTTAATTCACTTTCCGATAATTCTTGAGAGAATATCCAAACGTTCGTCAGCAAAAGATAGATAAAAAGGGGAATGATTGCTTTTTTCATTTGACTTTTTCTTCCTTTGTTAGGATTTTTATAATGTCTGTTTTATTTTCAGAATTAGCTAGTAACCTTTTGATATTCGATCTATGTTTATACAAGCTCAGAAAAAATAAAAGTGTATAGGTAATACCCATTTTTAAATTCCAAAAATAACTTAAGATAGCAGTTATAAGCAAACCTAAAAGGGATGATAAAGAAACATATTTGGTTGATAATTCGACGGGTATCCAAATTAACAAAAATATCACACCTAACATAGGACTCAAAGCAAAATAACCGCCTAACGTAGAAGCAACTCCTTTTCCACCTTTAAACTTTAAAAAAATTGGATAGTCATGACCTAACACAAGGACTATCAAAGAAAAATAAGTAATCCACGAATCAACGCCAAAAATCAGTCTTATTATTAAAATGGGAATGAATGCTTTCAAAAAATCAAGGATGATTGATAGTAATCCCCATTTTGGCCCCAAAGTCCTTAAAACATTGGTTCCTCCAACGTTTCCGCTACCAGTTTTTCTTATGTCTATTCCTTTACTCCATGGAATCAAGAAGCTGAAAGGAATCGATCCACATAGATAACTGATAATCAAAGCAGCAATGGACATATAATTTCCTCCCTGAAATAGGATTTGTAAGGTGTTAAAAATTTAAAAACAAATTTCAGAGTGTTTTTTGTTTGGTGTTGGTTGTTTTTTGGTTTTTTCTTGCTTCAAATTTTAAAAATATAGGTGAACCAATGAAAGGATCTATATAATTTCGTATCATATTTCTCAAACCTTGTTGATAATATTTTGGTATATCGTATGGTAAATTTGAATAGAATACGAAAACAGGAGGTCTAGTCCCTACCTGTGTAGCATAGTAAAATTTTATTCTTTTTCCTTTTTTAATTGGCGGTGGAGTTACAAGTGTGTATTTTTCTAAGGCTGCATTCAACGCACTTGTAGGGATTTTTTTGTTTCTTGATGTTTCAACATCTTCTATGGCAGTTATTAATTCTTGAATCCCCCATCTTTTGGGTGCTGATGTGAATACTAATGGACTGTAATTTACAAAGTAGAGTTCTTTTTCAAAGTATTTAAAAAATTCTTCTTTTCTCTTGTGGTTGTGACTAACTATATCCCACTTGTTAAAGGCTACAATGGTCCCCTTTCCTCTTTTTTCAGCAATACCTATAATACTTTTGTCTTGATGGGTTATGCCTTCTGTTGAATCAACTACTAAAATTACGACATCTGACTTTTCAACAGCTTTGATCGTTCTTGATATTGAAAACATTTCGATACTTCCATAATGAATAGTACTTTTTTTTCTCATTCCAGCTGTATCTATGAATCTGAAGGTCTTATCGCCAATCTTAACTAGATGATCAATGGCATCTCGGGTAGTTCCAGGTATTTCAGAAACAATAGCTCTTTCTGAACCAAGTATGCTGTTAAAAAGAGAAGATTTTCCAACGTTGGGTCGCCCAACGATAGAAACATTTATTTCTTTGTTATCAACTTTGTTATCAACGGGTTCTACTGAATCTAAGCCAGAAGTTTTTAAAGTGTTTGTGATAGTATCCATTAAAGTAAAAATGTTTCTGTTGTGTTCGGCGGAAACAGGGATCCCTTCACCAAAGCCTAGAGAATATATTTCTGGTTTTACCTCCAACTCATATTTTTCAAAATTCTCTGCCTTGTTAACAACTAAGATAACCTTTGAATTGGTCTTTCTTAAGTAGTCAGCAATGTGATAGTCTTCTGAGGTAAGTCCAATCTTTCCATCGATTACAAATACTACCAAAGATACGTCTTTTAAACTCTCAAAGATTATTTGTTTCTGTCTTTCTTCTATCTTATCTACCGGTTGTTCGAAGATACCACATGTATCAACCAATGTAAAAGATACATCGTCCCATTGAATTGTGGCGAATATATTATCCCTCGTTACACCTGGCATATCGTGAACTATTGATTTTCTTTCACCTATCATTCTGTTAAATAATGTTGATTTTCCCACATTGGGTTTTCCAATTATGAGAACTGTCGGTTTTTCCAAGTTATTCCACCTCTTGTTTTTTTACTGAAGCTATTTACTCTTCGTTCATTTCATCCATTATTTTTAACGCTTCTTCTTTTTCTTTTTCTTCTTCTAGATGTGTTACACTTATAATCATATTGCCCCTTTTAAATTCATTTTCAAGACCGATCTCTAAAACTTTCGCTTCTATTTGATCGCCAATCCTATATGTTTCTTCGAGACTTTTTGAATTTGTAGAAGCCTTGCTTGCAGGTAGATAAGCCTCTACTTCGTAATCATCGATGAGTACTATTGCTCCTTTATCTAAAAAACGGATTATTTTTCCTTTAACTGTATCACCTGGTTTTATCTCCTGTGAAGCCTTTTTCCAAGGATTTTCTTTTGTTTCTCTAACTGATAGTCTCATCTTTCTGTTATCCTTGTCTATTTTTATTATTTTTACTTTGATCTTTTGTTTTTCTTGAAGAACCGTAGAAATATCGTCTACAAAATCCCAAGAAAGTTCTGAAACGTGTAGGAATCCAGTGATCCCTTCGTCTATTTTTATAATCGCTCCATTATTTAGAACCTTTTCGACGGTTCCTGTAACAATGTTTCCTTCGTTGTACGTTTCTTCTAGGGTTTCCCAGGGATCTCCTAAAACTTGCTTATAACTTAAATTAATCTTTTTATTCTCTTTGTCTATATTCAATATTTTAACTTGAACATTGTCTCCAACTTGTACTACATCGCTTATTCTACCTTTCCTGCCCCAGAATACTTCCGTTTCATGAACCAAACCTTCTAAACCTTCGTCAAACTTAACAGTAAAACCAAAAGGTAATATGTTGGTTACAGTACCTTGAACAATGCTTCCTACAGGATACTTTTCGTCCAGTGTTATCCAAGGATCTTCTTTCAAACGTTTAAGAGATAGTGAAATTCTTTTTTTCTCGCTGTCCAATTTGATTATTACAGCTTTGATCTTTTGACCCACTTTTAGATAATCTTTTATTGAGATCTTCTCGTTCCAGCTAACCTCACTTGCTGGTATGAGACCATTAAGATGATCGTTCAATTTTACAAATGCACCAAAATTTTTTATATCCTCTACAACACCATCGATTACCATTCCTTCTTCGTATTCAATGAAAGTTTGGCTGATTTTTTCTTCTACATAATCTCTTCTTGAGACAACTATGTTTTTTCCATTTTTAGAAATAACTTTAGCCATTTTTTCTCCCTTTGGTAAATCGTCTTTAGGTCTTAATAAAGATAGTGAACCAGGAAGGAATGCGTTGACAATACCTTCGATCAGAACGCTATAACCTTTTTTTAATTTGTTTTTAAAAATGATTGGATAATTTTCCCCTTCTTTTATCTTACTTATAGTTTCGCTCCAAACAGCCCTTTTTTCAGAAGCAAAGTTTAACCCTTCTGCATCATTTGTTTTAGTTATTTCTACTACTATCTTTTGACCTACTTGATATTCTTGTAGTGGTTTTATGAGTTCTCCTTGACTTACAAACACATCTCCTGTTGCACCTTCCAAAGCAACCCATATACCATCACTATTTATTTCAAACACCTTTCCTTCTATTATTTTTCCTTTTTTTATTTCGTTTATCTCTTGTTCGTTCAAAAGTTTTTCAAAAGTTTTTTCTTCCATCATGAAAGATCCTCCTTCTTTTGGCGTAGATACTCCAGTACTTTGTTTAACTCTGATTTTGGAGTGGATGAACCAGTAACTATTCCGATTTTGTCTTGTGGAGAGATTACTATTTCCTTAAGTTCTTCATCAGATTCGATATGATACGCTCTTTTACAATATTTCTTAGAAATACGGTATAGTTTTTGAGTATTGGAACTATTTTTCCCGCCTATAACTAACATCAACGTGCTTTTTTTTGAAAGTTCGAGTGTTTCTTTTTCCCTTAAGACAGTTTCAGAACAAATAGTATCTCTTATCAACACCTCCGTAAAAGAATTAATATTTACCATACCGGCTATAAAATTTTTATATTCTTCCTCCCCCATGGTTGTTTGTGATACGATCAATATCTTTCTTTGAGGTATTTTCACTGGAGAGAGTGTTATTAATAATTTACTCTCATCTACATTTCCTTTTAGCCCAAGTATCTCAGGATGGTCGGGTTTTCCATACACGATTACAAAAAATCCATCTTTTTGTTTGCCTTTTACGTATTTTACTAAATTTGTGACTATTGGGCAAGTCATATCAATAACTTTAGAGAATCGTTTTTTTAAAAAATCTTTTTCAGACTTTGAAATACCGTGGGCTCTGATGATTACTGTTTCATTTATAGAATCGTCCGGTATATCATCCAATTCTGTTATAGTTATCGCACCTGCTCTATTTAACTCTTCTATTACCTTTTTATTGTGTACCAACTCACCGTAAATATAAATTTTATTTCTATCAACGATGGAGTTTTTCACTTGATTGTAGGCTAACTGAACACCTGAGCAAAAACCGGTTCTTTTCGCTACATTAATCTCCATAAATACCTCTCTTTTCGACAATTTTTAGTACTTTTTGCAGGACTTCCTCTATGGATAGATTAGTAGTATCTATAATTATTGCATCTCGTGCTGGTTTTAATGGAGCTATAGAACGGTTTGAATCGTTGTAATCCCTACTTTTTATTTCTTCCAATATATCATTGAAAGAAATATTACCTTTTTCCTCTTTTTCCTCATTCCATCTTCTTTTAGCTCTTTCTTCTAAAGAGGCGGTTAGATATATTTTTACATCACTATCGGGGAGAACTACCGTTCCTATATCTCTTCCATCAACCACTATACTGTCTTTTTCGGCAATTTTTTTTATTATCTCATTAACTTTTTTTCTGATAATATTATTCTGGGAATAAAGGGAAGCTAAATCACCGATTTTCGAGTCTTTAATGGTGGTGGTAATATCTTTTTCATCTAAAAAATAACGGTTGTTTTTTATTTCAATATTAAGTTTTTCTAAAATATTTTCTATATTTTTTGAATCTTTTGGGTCCACCTTTTTTTCATTTAGGTAATAACCAATGATTCTATACAAAGCTCCACTATTTAGATAATTTATCTTTAGTAAATTAGCTAAT
Coding sequences:
- a CDS encoding flagellar basal body-associated FliL family protein, with the translated sequence MAEENNSENKNENKLEYESLINQEEKKPPQNRERLIIITTIIAIVVLGIVIIFSLLFFGRNYNVTINYEIVKSQDLQEPYNEIKVELIGANTYEASFPIGESIELTSIEEGTYQLNIMAVDDSGLAYYYYNNPEFFVNEDKTLTINLEKLPLKYQIDYRWDNNDLYITLPQDYDQYLIYRKNSDGIYEPFRTSTQNTVILSSVPSEGLDLKFAVVKNNMVYDFSENYYFQKNSPPNSPIILSPSANQQLSEPNVYFVWQAEDPDGDSLIFDLYLIADSEQEQLIAENINTYFYQFDSLKMGKSYTLRIVAKDQKGGESTSQVRFSTKVVPDEKVYLYSPSGEMGVTIYEVTDPNNPQEIATIDTPGNVTDVINHDNYLYILRHMDGLSIAEISKPNSPRLLENLNLAGINGIKIANGYLYARFENGQVSVYSIKDNPRNPEFLGYTDIKFYGALEPEIRYIQTQQDLKVEIIKGEYPVRVNLNNRVFVTEYSLLVANAEMKETVENSFSQVFDTLRLIFSTYNPEDFKSNETIAEIENKLLSALNELFQTNTTNGIKEVTLDVSRVE
- the rsmA gene encoding 16S rRNA (adenine(1518)-N(6)/adenine(1519)-N(6))-dimethyltransferase RsmA, which codes for MKTSEWLKKYDIRLKKGLGQNFLSNSNVSREIVRKSEIDENDVIIEIGTGNGILTEEMARKAKKVITFEIDERLKPLLEERFEGSNNVEIHFEDFLNTDLSKFKDIPKLKYIANIPYYISSKILEKIFVESPKFEYAIFMFQKEFGQRLMAKSKKSYSPLSIFVQTYCTVEKIMDVSKNNFVPIPKVDSVILKFKPIYKYVEEIDPKDFMKFVHKCFSKRRKTIKNNLKEIIPDTEKYLTEVQINPSSRPEDIPLETYIELYKKLLGRRGAKEGS
- a CDS encoding polysaccharide biosynthesis/export family protein; translation: MKKGHFIVVLLFLLVLPIITFSYNVRMGDTLGIWVLGYPEYSITDAVVGPEGDITVPPIGRIKAEGRTLEEIENEISNKMESYIKTNKVTVGITQYAPFSVTVLGNTNINGVIDIKNEKIKLSDLIGLAGGIKDITKSSYALIKSPDGKEQKINIEWIKSGEAGEDPYIHENYFVLFPYDYTNKVTVFSDFGTSSLDYYEGLTLKTVISSMNIPTNKIPTKIMIVREAEIQEVPFDEIVKKEDYSLQPGDTVIIPYNYTNNVLVFSDFGSATLDYFEGMGIKSVITMISSGSDINLPLNQVNDEITVVRGEQTYKVSLQKITQGSDFLLQPGDTVIINKFENYVYVSSQEISKRIDFEKQERMNIRTLLTKVGISEENVEKIQVNNQPVNSNDELKKGDFVQITLKRNYVYLSGAFNTTGKVEFLPNEEISMDKIVGLAGGFSSNFSGNLVIVDNSGSTKSLTVDPNNLTMLKDIILSSGSTIIADTELRMAYIFGEVSDVIEYNQGESLYELLLPLNLDESYQVRYQIGEKMGTLTANEFDSLKNIPLEGKVFVEISKIAPDQVIVYKAGETQIIQQKNVRLIDIFSSVNGFSPVDTGTITIYQNNEAIKTINSEELLNNLMMEVPKGSYVVVQPEVSGSYIAVLGNIPSPKSLRTDVPMSLVEILSNSAIDWKNQESIFIYTKNNEEIKVDIKDVESLRNVLVNPGSIVYVPPAEEQVVYVFGEVAKPGIISYNAGMTVLDAVLKAGNASQSAQLTTVYLFKDGPENPPVTLDLSGIINAAPVKTGMNPEVKPKDIIYIPKNTLTNIVEVMSTVQTFMNFIKTGAETYTSVSGLF
- a CDS encoding tetratricopeptide repeat protein; protein product: MSKELAYYYNQKANTMLEKGNYLNAASYYKKAISLLPEDPMFYHNIGVCYMLSEDYEKASKFLEIALEKGIDLDETNLYLAHSLYEIKKYEDILYLKEPQDGQNKINFLIIKSKAALKSGNSEVAKKIVSHLKISGYVSQELELIEKMI
- the plsY gene encoding glycerol-3-phosphate 1-O-acyltransferase PlsY; protein product: MSIAALIISYLCGSIPFSFLIPWSKGIDIRKTGSGNVGGTNVLRTLGPKWGLLSIILDFLKAFIPILIIRLIFGVDSWITYFSLIVLVLGHDYPIFLKFKGGKGVASTLGGYFALSPMLGVIFLLIWIPVELSTKYVSLSSLLGLLITAILSYFWNLKMGITYTLLFFLSLYKHRSNIKRLLANSENKTDIIKILTKEEKVK
- the der gene encoding ribosome biogenesis GTPase Der; this translates as MIGERKSIVHDMPGVTRDNIFATIQWDDVSFTLVDTCGIFEQPVDKIEERQKQIIFESLKDVSLVVFVIDGKIGLTSEDYHIADYLRKTNSKVILVVNKAENFEKYELEVKPEIYSLGFGEGIPVSAEHNRNIFTLMDTITNTLKTSGLDSVEPVDNKVDNKEINVSIVGRPNVGKSSLFNSILGSERAIVSEIPGTTRDAIDHLVKIGDKTFRFIDTAGMRKKSTIHYGSIEMFSISRTIKAVEKSDVVILVVDSTEGITHQDKSIIGIAEKRGKGTIVAFNKWDIVSHNHKRKEEFFKYFEKELYFVNYSPLVFTSAPKRWGIQELITAIEDVETSRNKKIPTSALNAALEKYTLVTPPPIKKGKRIKFYYATQVGTRPPVFVFYSNLPYDIPKYYQQGLRNMIRNYIDPFIGSPIFLKFEARKNQKTTNTKQKTL